One Leptotrichia sp. oral taxon 215 str. W9775 genomic region harbors:
- a CDS encoding adhesion protein FadA: MKRKMLLLSALFIMATVSYSAEKQSLEASLNSIENKFNDLLEKEAQKKREFEVQKAQLENEVADLKAKEEGKEKLFEKLKKDSEVRWHRDKYKQVLNNYDTYYKNLAKLIKEKEQKIAELEQILAIMGN, translated from the coding sequence ATGAAAAGAAAAATGCTTTTGCTGTCAGCTTTATTTATAATGGCAACAGTAAGTTATTCAGCAGAAAAACAAAGTTTAGAAGCAAGTCTGAATTCAATAGAAAATAAGTTTAACGACCTGCTTGAAAAAGAAGCACAGAAGAAAAGGGAATTTGAAGTACAGAAGGCTCAGCTTGAAAATGAAGTTGCAGACCTTAAAGCAAAAGAAGAAGGAAAGGAAAAACTTTTTGAAAAATTGAAGAAAGACTCTGAAGTTAGATGGCACAGAGATAAATATAAACAAGTTTTGAATAATTATGATACATATTATAAAAATTTAGCTAAGCTGATAAAGGAAAAAGAACAGAAGATAGCTGAGTTGGAACAAATACTGGCAATAATGGGAAATTAG